Proteins from a single region of Rhinatrema bivittatum chromosome 13, aRhiBiv1.1, whole genome shotgun sequence:
- the SERPING1 gene encoding plasma protease C1 inhibitor isoform X3 encodes MRVGLIFLLLVTTITCSQYPVPNDDSMHHIIKRSMKHDMGHGDLSTAVSDNGQNIDSDPSMSSKDPETSQRKSLPPPHSEDTATNITADSTDHEAVSSVPASVPSDDMADETGPKERGQEGGVSSCHPTPTSITDTLEPVTTSESIMQISEPVHHCANHTSPWPPCKQDPTTNLSSTEFLANSLTKVSLNLFQNIMAKDRNANVVFSPFSLILLLSHLLLGARGITKERLQEVLFHPPNSNCVHTAVNQLSKSKGFVAASAIFHHQDLIFNEFFVNESKEFYDSTPQTLTQEADQNLQLINNWVANKTHNKIKKLLEEVPGDIQLMLLNAVSLRAKWITKFKMENTRKEKFQKLDKSTVKVAMMNSDKYPLISFSDRVLGARIGRFGLTHNMSLVIMLPQGPQQTLSNMEKQLDDEIFQQVMNRLYKDPVRPAMVSMPKIKVDTTLELLELLDKIGLSELFYSPNFCGMSAEAELAVSSGTHRSLVEVNEEGVEAAGVSAISFARTFHTFEVRQPFLFFLLNDKPRVTVFMGRVTNPAA; translated from the exons ATGAGGGTTGGACTTATCTTCCTCTTGTTGGTTACGACCATAACCTGTTCACAGTATCCC GTTCCCAACGATGATTCCATGCATCACATTATCAAAAGGAGCATGAAACATGACATGGGACATGGAGACCTCAGCACAGCCGTCTCAGACAATGGCCAAAATATAGATTCTGATCCATCTATGTCTAGCAAAGATCCAGAGACTTCTCAGAGAAAAAGCTTACCACCTCCTCATTCTGAGGACACAGCAACCAACATTACTGCAGACAGCACAGACCACGAGGCTGTTTCCAGCGTGCCAGCGTCAGTTCCTAGTGATGACATGGCTGACGAAACAGGACCAAAagagagagggcaggaagggggcgtgAGTTCATGCCATCCTACTCCAACTAGCATCACTGATACACTGGAACCTGTGACTACCTCAGAGTCCATTATGCAGATTTCGGAGCCCGTTCACCATTGTGCCAATCATACAAGTCCATGGCCCCCTTGCAAGCAAGATCCCACAACGAACCTCAGCAGCACAGAGTTCCTTGCCAACTCCCTGACCAAAGTCTCCCTCAACCTCTTCCAGAACATCATGGCCAAGGATCGGAATGCCAATGTGGTCTTCTCGCCATTCAGTTTGATACTTCTTCTCTCCCATCTTTTGCTGG GCGCCCGGGGGATTACAAAAGAGAGGCTGCAAGAGGTATTGTTCCACCCTCCTAACTCAAACTGTGTCCACACTGCAGTTAATCAGCTGAGCAAATCGAAAGGCTTTGTAGCAGCCTCCGCCATCTTTCACCATCAAG ACCTCATCTTCAATGAGTTCTTTGTAAACGAGTCAAAAGAATTTTACGACAGTACCCCTCAAACCCTCACCCAAGAAGCAGACCAGAACCTTCAGCTGATCAACAACTGGGTGGCAAATAAAACCCACAACAAGATCAAGAAACTTCTGGAAGAAGTCCCAGGTGACATCCAGCTTATGCTCCTGAATGCCGTCTCTCTGCGCG CAAAGTGGATTACGAAGTTTAAAATGGAGAATACAAGAAAGGAAAAGTTTCAAAAACTTGACAAGAGCACGGTGAAAGTTGCTATGATGAACAGTGACAAGTATCCTCTCATCTCCTTCTCTGACCGTGTCCTCGGAGCCCGG ATCGGACGCTTCGGTCTGACTCACAATATGAGCTTGGTGATAATGTTGCCTCAGGGGCCCCAGCAAACTCTCTCCAATATGGAGAAGCAGCTCGATGACGAAATATTCCAGCAAGTGATGAACAGACTTTATAAAGACCCGGTTAGGCCTGCTATGGTATCGATGCCCAAAATCAAAGTAGACACCACGCTAGAGCTTCTTGAACTGCTGGACAAGATAG GACTGTCGGAGCTCTTCTACAGCCCCAATTTCTGCGGGATGTCTGCCGAGGCAGAGCTGGCGGTATCGAGTGGGACACATCGCTCGCTGGTGGAGGTGAACGAGGAAGGGGTGGAGGCAGCGGGGGTCTCGGCCATTTCATTTGCTCGTACTTTCCATACCTTTGAGGTGCGACagcccttcctcttctttctgttGAACGACAAACCTCGGGTGACTGTGTTCATGGGGCGGGTCACTAACCCGGCTGCATAa
- the SERPING1 gene encoding plasma protease C1 inhibitor isoform X1: MRASPPLPSLPPCPPVFPSFSLPAPLELRHTPRTQGLAGNLLTSRFKKKKTSTDQVPNDDSMHHIIKRSMKHDMGHGDLSTAVSDNGQNIDSDPSMSSKDPETSQRKSLPPPHSEDTATNITADSTDHEAVSSVPASVPSDDMADETGPKERGQEGGVSSCHPTPTSITDTLEPVTTSESIMQISEPVHHCANHTSPWPPCKQDPTTNLSSTEFLANSLTKVSLNLFQNIMAKDRNANVVFSPFSLILLLSHLLLGARGITKERLQEVLFHPPNSNCVHTAVNQLSKSKGFVAASAIFHHQDLIFNEFFVNESKEFYDSTPQTLTQEADQNLQLINNWVANKTHNKIKKLLEEVPGDIQLMLLNAVSLRAKWITKFKMENTRKEKFQKLDKSTVKVAMMNSDKYPLISFSDRVLGARIGRFGLTHNMSLVIMLPQGPQQTLSNMEKQLDDEIFQQVMNRLYKDPVRPAMVSMPKIKVDTTLELLELLDKIGLSELFYSPNFCGMSAEAELAVSSGTHRSLVEVNEEGVEAAGVSAISFARTFHTFEVRQPFLFFLLNDKPRVTVFMGRVTNPAA; encoded by the exons GTTCCCAACGATGATTCCATGCATCACATTATCAAAAGGAGCATGAAACATGACATGGGACATGGAGACCTCAGCACAGCCGTCTCAGACAATGGCCAAAATATAGATTCTGATCCATCTATGTCTAGCAAAGATCCAGAGACTTCTCAGAGAAAAAGCTTACCACCTCCTCATTCTGAGGACACAGCAACCAACATTACTGCAGACAGCACAGACCACGAGGCTGTTTCCAGCGTGCCAGCGTCAGTTCCTAGTGATGACATGGCTGACGAAACAGGACCAAAagagagagggcaggaagggggcgtgAGTTCATGCCATCCTACTCCAACTAGCATCACTGATACACTGGAACCTGTGACTACCTCAGAGTCCATTATGCAGATTTCGGAGCCCGTTCACCATTGTGCCAATCATACAAGTCCATGGCCCCCTTGCAAGCAAGATCCCACAACGAACCTCAGCAGCACAGAGTTCCTTGCCAACTCCCTGACCAAAGTCTCCCTCAACCTCTTCCAGAACATCATGGCCAAGGATCGGAATGCCAATGTGGTCTTCTCGCCATTCAGTTTGATACTTCTTCTCTCCCATCTTTTGCTGG GCGCCCGGGGGATTACAAAAGAGAGGCTGCAAGAGGTATTGTTCCACCCTCCTAACTCAAACTGTGTCCACACTGCAGTTAATCAGCTGAGCAAATCGAAAGGCTTTGTAGCAGCCTCCGCCATCTTTCACCATCAAG ACCTCATCTTCAATGAGTTCTTTGTAAACGAGTCAAAAGAATTTTACGACAGTACCCCTCAAACCCTCACCCAAGAAGCAGACCAGAACCTTCAGCTGATCAACAACTGGGTGGCAAATAAAACCCACAACAAGATCAAGAAACTTCTGGAAGAAGTCCCAGGTGACATCCAGCTTATGCTCCTGAATGCCGTCTCTCTGCGCG CAAAGTGGATTACGAAGTTTAAAATGGAGAATACAAGAAAGGAAAAGTTTCAAAAACTTGACAAGAGCACGGTGAAAGTTGCTATGATGAACAGTGACAAGTATCCTCTCATCTCCTTCTCTGACCGTGTCCTCGGAGCCCGG ATCGGACGCTTCGGTCTGACTCACAATATGAGCTTGGTGATAATGTTGCCTCAGGGGCCCCAGCAAACTCTCTCCAATATGGAGAAGCAGCTCGATGACGAAATATTCCAGCAAGTGATGAACAGACTTTATAAAGACCCGGTTAGGCCTGCTATGGTATCGATGCCCAAAATCAAAGTAGACACCACGCTAGAGCTTCTTGAACTGCTGGACAAGATAG GACTGTCGGAGCTCTTCTACAGCCCCAATTTCTGCGGGATGTCTGCCGAGGCAGAGCTGGCGGTATCGAGTGGGACACATCGCTCGCTGGTGGAGGTGAACGAGGAAGGGGTGGAGGCAGCGGGGGTCTCGGCCATTTCATTTGCTCGTACTTTCCATACCTTTGAGGTGCGACagcccttcctcttctttctgttGAACGACAAACCTCGGGTGACTGTGTTCATGGGGCGGGTCACTAACCCGGCTGCATAa
- the SERPING1 gene encoding plasma protease C1 inhibitor isoform X2 encodes MWSPGWNTLWTMERFSSLLSHIIIPMRVGLIFLLLVTTITCSQYPVPNDDSMHHIIKRSMKHDMGHGDLSTAVSDNGQNIDSDPSMSSKDPETSQRKSLPPPHSEDTATNITADSTDHEAVSSVPASVPSDDMADETGPKERGQEGGVSSCHPTPTSITDTLEPVTTSESIMQISEPVHHCANHTSPWPPCKQDPTTNLSSTEFLANSLTKVSLNLFQNIMAKDRNANVVFSPFSLILLLSHLLLGARGITKERLQEVLFHPPNSNCVHTAVNQLSKSKGFVAASAIFHHQDLIFNEFFVNESKEFYDSTPQTLTQEADQNLQLINNWVANKTHNKIKKLLEEVPGDIQLMLLNAVSLRAKWITKFKMENTRKEKFQKLDKSTVKVAMMNSDKYPLISFSDRVLGARIGRFGLTHNMSLVIMLPQGPQQTLSNMEKQLDDEIFQQVMNRLYKDPVRPAMVSMPKIKVDTTLELLELLDKIGLSELFYSPNFCGMSAEAELAVSSGTHRSLVEVNEEGVEAAGVSAISFARTFHTFEVRQPFLFFLLNDKPRVTVFMGRVTNPAA; translated from the exons atgtGGTCCCCTGGCTGGAATACTCTTTGGACAATGGAGAGATT CTCTTCATTGCTGTCTCACATAATCATCCCAATGAGGGTTGGACTTATCTTCCTCTTGTTGGTTACGACCATAACCTGTTCACAGTATCCC GTTCCCAACGATGATTCCATGCATCACATTATCAAAAGGAGCATGAAACATGACATGGGACATGGAGACCTCAGCACAGCCGTCTCAGACAATGGCCAAAATATAGATTCTGATCCATCTATGTCTAGCAAAGATCCAGAGACTTCTCAGAGAAAAAGCTTACCACCTCCTCATTCTGAGGACACAGCAACCAACATTACTGCAGACAGCACAGACCACGAGGCTGTTTCCAGCGTGCCAGCGTCAGTTCCTAGTGATGACATGGCTGACGAAACAGGACCAAAagagagagggcaggaagggggcgtgAGTTCATGCCATCCTACTCCAACTAGCATCACTGATACACTGGAACCTGTGACTACCTCAGAGTCCATTATGCAGATTTCGGAGCCCGTTCACCATTGTGCCAATCATACAAGTCCATGGCCCCCTTGCAAGCAAGATCCCACAACGAACCTCAGCAGCACAGAGTTCCTTGCCAACTCCCTGACCAAAGTCTCCCTCAACCTCTTCCAGAACATCATGGCCAAGGATCGGAATGCCAATGTGGTCTTCTCGCCATTCAGTTTGATACTTCTTCTCTCCCATCTTTTGCTGG GCGCCCGGGGGATTACAAAAGAGAGGCTGCAAGAGGTATTGTTCCACCCTCCTAACTCAAACTGTGTCCACACTGCAGTTAATCAGCTGAGCAAATCGAAAGGCTTTGTAGCAGCCTCCGCCATCTTTCACCATCAAG ACCTCATCTTCAATGAGTTCTTTGTAAACGAGTCAAAAGAATTTTACGACAGTACCCCTCAAACCCTCACCCAAGAAGCAGACCAGAACCTTCAGCTGATCAACAACTGGGTGGCAAATAAAACCCACAACAAGATCAAGAAACTTCTGGAAGAAGTCCCAGGTGACATCCAGCTTATGCTCCTGAATGCCGTCTCTCTGCGCG CAAAGTGGATTACGAAGTTTAAAATGGAGAATACAAGAAAGGAAAAGTTTCAAAAACTTGACAAGAGCACGGTGAAAGTTGCTATGATGAACAGTGACAAGTATCCTCTCATCTCCTTCTCTGACCGTGTCCTCGGAGCCCGG ATCGGACGCTTCGGTCTGACTCACAATATGAGCTTGGTGATAATGTTGCCTCAGGGGCCCCAGCAAACTCTCTCCAATATGGAGAAGCAGCTCGATGACGAAATATTCCAGCAAGTGATGAACAGACTTTATAAAGACCCGGTTAGGCCTGCTATGGTATCGATGCCCAAAATCAAAGTAGACACCACGCTAGAGCTTCTTGAACTGCTGGACAAGATAG GACTGTCGGAGCTCTTCTACAGCCCCAATTTCTGCGGGATGTCTGCCGAGGCAGAGCTGGCGGTATCGAGTGGGACACATCGCTCGCTGGTGGAGGTGAACGAGGAAGGGGTGGAGGCAGCGGGGGTCTCGGCCATTTCATTTGCTCGTACTTTCCATACCTTTGAGGTGCGACagcccttcctcttctttctgttGAACGACAAACCTCGGGTGACTGTGTTCATGGGGCGGGTCACTAACCCGGCTGCATAa